The following proteins are encoded in a genomic region of Streptomyces sp. NBC_01723:
- a CDS encoding acyl carrier protein, giving the protein MTDQLAYQVTIEELAALMKRTAGVHVEPETLRAQADDGFDTFGLDSLGLLGIVAELEKRYGLGLPEQAERCKTPADFLALINGALKTGV; this is encoded by the coding sequence ATGACCGACCAACTGGCCTACCAGGTGACCATCGAGGAGCTGGCCGCGCTGATGAAGCGCACCGCCGGCGTGCACGTCGAACCGGAGACCCTGCGTGCGCAGGCCGACGACGGCTTCGACACCTTCGGCCTGGACTCCCTCGGCCTGCTGGGCATCGTGGCCGAGCTGGAGAAGCGGTACGGCCTGGGCCTGCCCGAGCAGGCCGAGCGCTGCAAGACGCCCGCCGATTTCCTCGCGCTGATCAACGGCGCCCTGAAGACGGGAGTGTGA
- the ligD gene encoding non-homologous end-joining DNA ligase — MAPITEVEGRRVALSNLEKVLYPASGFTKGELLHYYATTAGVLLPHLRDRAVSFLRYPDGPDGQLFFTKNVPPGTPDWVTTAEVPRSEGPARMVLVQDLPSLMWAANLVTEFHTHQWTVDDPGEADRLVFDLDPGPPATVVHCCEVARWLRERLAADGIEAFAKTSGAKGLHLLAGVRGASSERVSEYAKALAVEAERALPRLVVHRMTRSLRPGKVFVDWSQNAARKTTAAPYTVRARPDPAVSTPVTWDEVAGCRRAEELVFRAEDLGPRVRDHGDLLAPLLDRRRAAALP, encoded by the coding sequence ATGGCGCCTATCACGGAGGTGGAGGGGCGGCGGGTGGCCCTGAGCAATCTGGAGAAGGTGCTGTATCCCGCGTCCGGCTTCACCAAGGGCGAGCTGCTGCACTACTACGCGACGACCGCCGGGGTGCTGCTGCCGCATCTGCGGGACCGCGCGGTCTCCTTCCTGCGGTATCCCGACGGTCCGGACGGCCAGCTGTTCTTCACCAAGAACGTGCCGCCGGGTACGCCCGACTGGGTCACCACGGCCGAGGTCCCCCGCTCGGAGGGGCCCGCCCGGATGGTGCTGGTGCAGGACCTGCCGAGCCTGATGTGGGCGGCGAACCTGGTGACCGAGTTCCACACGCACCAGTGGACCGTCGACGACCCCGGCGAGGCCGACCGGCTGGTGTTCGACCTCGACCCGGGTCCGCCCGCGACGGTGGTGCACTGCTGCGAGGTGGCCCGGTGGCTGCGGGAGCGGCTGGCGGCGGACGGGATCGAGGCGTTCGCCAAGACGTCGGGGGCCAAGGGGCTGCACCTGCTGGCGGGGGTGCGGGGGGCGTCCTCGGAGCGGGTGTCGGAGTACGCGAAGGCGCTCGCCGTGGAGGCCGAGCGGGCGCTGCCCCGGCTGGTGGTGCACCGGATGACGCGCAGCCTGCGGCCGGGGAAGGTGTTCGTGGACTGGAGCCAGAACGCCGCCCGCAAGACCACGGCCGCCCCGTACACGGTGCGGGCCCGCCCCGATCCGGCGGTCTCCACGCCGGTGACGTGGGACGAGGTGGCGGGCTGCCGGCGGGCGGAGGAGCTGGTGTTCCGGGCGGAGGACCTCGGGCCGCGGGTACGGGACCACGGCGACCTGCTGGCGCCGCTGCTCGACCGGCGCCGGGCGGCGGCCCTGCCGTAG
- a CDS encoding TcmI family type II polyketide cyclase, which produces MHHTLIVARMAPGAAPDIAKVFAESDRGELPHLVGVNRRSLFEFGDGVYLHLIESDEDPAPTIGRLTGHPEFRQVSERLEPYVSAYDPATWRGPKDAMARCFYRWDRTAAG; this is translated from the coding sequence ATGCACCACACACTGATCGTCGCCCGGATGGCACCCGGCGCGGCCCCGGACATCGCGAAGGTGTTCGCGGAGTCCGACCGCGGCGAGCTGCCGCACCTGGTGGGCGTCAACCGGCGCAGCCTCTTCGAGTTCGGTGACGGTGTGTACCTGCACCTGATCGAGAGCGACGAGGACCCGGCCCCCACGATCGGCCGGCTGACCGGGCATCCGGAGTTCCGCCAGGTCAGCGAGCGGCTGGAGCCGTACGTCTCGGCGTACGACCCGGCGACCTGGCGCGGTCCGAAGGACGCGATGGCGCGCTGCTTCTACCGCTGGGACCGGACCGCCGCGGGCTGA
- a CDS encoding SRPBCC family protein, with translation MAGHTENEITIAAPMELVWDMTNDIDGWPKLFSEYASVDVLERDGDRVTFRLTMHPDADGKVWSWVSERVADPVTRTVRAQRVETGPFQYMNIVWEYAETAEGVLMRWIQDFAMKPDAPVDDAWMTDNINRNSRTQMALIRDRIEQAAGERRTASALAD, from the coding sequence ATGGCAGGTCACACCGAGAACGAGATCACCATCGCCGCTCCGATGGAGCTGGTCTGGGACATGACCAACGACATCGACGGCTGGCCCAAGCTGTTCAGCGAGTACGCCTCCGTGGACGTGCTCGAGCGCGACGGCGACCGCGTCACGTTCCGGCTCACCATGCACCCGGACGCGGACGGCAAGGTGTGGAGCTGGGTCTCCGAGCGGGTCGCCGACCCCGTCACCCGCACCGTCCGCGCCCAGCGGGTCGAGACCGGTCCCTTCCAGTACATGAACATCGTCTGGGAGTACGCGGAGACCGCCGAGGGCGTTCTGATGCGCTGGATCCAGGACTTCGCGATGAAGCCGGACGCTCCGGTGGACGACGCCTGGATGACGGACAACATCAACCGCAACTCCCGTACGCAGATGGCGCTGATCCGGGACCGGATCGAGCAGGCGGCGGGCGAGCGGCGGACCGCGTCGGCGCTCGCCGACTGA
- a CDS encoding DUF4142 domain-containing protein, with protein sequence MRLSRSRIGVVVLFGAMTLTLTALAFPAMLGLDKADGNQDRVIASTKFGPLTEADRDFVVKVRAAGLWEYPLGEMVRERGTTKEMKTAGEHLIVGHAGLDAMCREISPELGITLPNRASPQQEGFVATVDAKTGKEFDSSAVNIMRVTHGQIFPAIAKIRASTKNTLVRQLADLANDTVLDHITVLEKTGMVEYDEVTFQQTGPAKLPRERVTPPPPPPGEQVLVLKPRPDLNVNTASPTPTPSPAAP encoded by the coding sequence ATGCGCCTGTCCCGCAGCAGGATCGGAGTCGTCGTCCTGTTCGGTGCGATGACCCTGACCCTCACCGCGCTGGCCTTTCCGGCCATGCTCGGTCTGGACAAGGCCGACGGCAATCAGGACCGGGTCATCGCCAGCACCAAGTTCGGGCCGCTCACCGAGGCCGACCGGGACTTCGTGGTGAAGGTCAGGGCCGCGGGGCTGTGGGAGTACCCGCTGGGCGAGATGGTGCGGGAGCGCGGCACCACGAAGGAGATGAAGACGGCCGGCGAGCACCTGATCGTCGGGCACGCCGGTCTCGACGCGATGTGCCGCGAGATCTCCCCCGAGCTGGGCATCACGCTGCCCAACCGGGCCTCGCCGCAGCAGGAGGGCTTCGTGGCGACGGTGGACGCCAAGACCGGCAAGGAGTTCGACTCGTCGGCGGTCAACATCATGCGGGTGACGCACGGTCAGATCTTTCCGGCGATCGCCAAGATCCGGGCGTCCACCAAGAACACCCTGGTGCGGCAGCTGGCCGACCTGGCCAACGACACCGTCCTGGACCACATCACGGTGCTGGAGAAGACCGGCATGGTCGAGTACGACGAGGTCACCTTCCAGCAGACCGGCCCGGCGAAGCTGCCGCGGGAGAGGGTGACCCCGCCCCCGCCGCCCCCCGGTGAGCAGGTGCTGGTGCTCAAGCCGCGGCCCGACCTGAACGTGAACACCGCGTCCCCGACGCCCACTCCGTCCCCGGCGGCCCCCTGA
- a CDS encoding PPOX class F420-dependent oxidoreductase, with protein MTTTSRFDPRALLAQSRLGVLATIKSDGRPQLSPVMPAYDAEAGVIRISTRDGLAKTANLRRDPRATLEVTAPDGRSWATAEGVATLTGPGTDPHGPEVEALVEYYRAAAGEHPDWDEYRSTMVADRRVLLTITVERVYGADIG; from the coding sequence ATGACCACCACCTCGCGCTTCGACCCCCGTGCCCTGCTCGCCCAAAGCCGGCTCGGCGTGCTCGCGACGATCAAGTCGGACGGCCGCCCGCAGCTCTCGCCCGTCATGCCCGCCTACGACGCGGAGGCCGGCGTCATCCGGATCTCGACCCGCGACGGGCTGGCCAAGACCGCCAACCTGCGCCGGGACCCGCGGGCCACGCTGGAGGTGACCGCCCCGGACGGCCGGTCCTGGGCCACCGCCGAGGGCGTCGCCACGCTCACCGGACCGGGCACCGACCCGCACGGACCGGAGGTCGAGGCGCTGGTGGAGTACTACCGCGCCGCCGCGGGGGAACATCCGGACTGGGACGAGTACCGGTCGACGATGGTGGCCGACCGCCGGGTGCTGCTCACCATCACCGTCGAGCGCGTCTACGGGGCCGACATCGGCTGA
- a CDS encoding nuclease-related domain-containing protein, with product MDGLRVVPARRHGRDRLYVCLPDGGNVAWYDREAARVNLLSDDRRDEVLRALGPFLTGPVAVGPPPVPTPAELARLSLHPDDDLAPNRPGEALLIALERDPGPAHRLRPDPRRRALAAEHATGTALDRLDGAGWRTLHSVPLPGGDRVHHLLIGPGGLFALHVLPARRQRVHVGDPLVALGRREPRPLLRRVRADADRASYALTAEVRAVLVLVDPAHVTVTAPPSAVRVLTDRELPDLARRGGVLKPADVEALHSMARDRATWTRV from the coding sequence ATGGACGGACTGCGCGTCGTACCGGCCCGGCGGCACGGTCGGGACCGCCTCTACGTCTGCCTCCCGGACGGCGGGAACGTCGCCTGGTACGACCGTGAGGCGGCCCGGGTCAACCTGCTGAGCGACGACCGGCGGGACGAGGTCCTCCGGGCGCTGGGCCCCTTTCTCACCGGCCCGGTCGCCGTCGGTCCGCCCCCGGTCCCGACCCCGGCCGAACTGGCCCGGCTCTCCCTCCACCCGGACGACGACCTCGCCCCCAACCGGCCCGGCGAGGCGCTGCTGATCGCCCTGGAGCGCGACCCCGGCCCCGCGCACCGGCTGCGTCCCGACCCGCGCCGCCGGGCCCTGGCGGCCGAGCACGCGACGGGCACGGCCCTCGACCGCCTCGACGGCGCGGGCTGGCGCACCCTGCACTCCGTGCCGCTGCCCGGCGGCGACCGCGTCCACCACCTGCTGATCGGCCCCGGCGGGCTCTTCGCGCTGCACGTACTGCCCGCCCGCAGACAGCGGGTGCACGTCGGCGACCCCCTGGTCGCGCTGGGCCGCCGGGAACCACGCCCCCTGCTGCGCAGGGTCCGCGCCGACGCCGACCGGGCCTCCTACGCGCTGACGGCCGAGGTCCGCGCCGTCCTCGTCCTCGTCGACCCGGCCCACGTGACCGTCACGGCGCCACCGAGCGCGGTCCGCGTCCTCACCGACCGGGAGCTGCCCGACCTGGCCCGCCGGGGAGGGGTGCTCAAACCGGCGGACGTGGAGGCCCTGCACTCCATGGCCCGCGACCGCGCCACCTGGACGCGTGTCTGA
- a CDS encoding ketosynthase chain-length factor, whose amino-acid sequence MSGRQPTNGGARRAVVTGLGVVSPHGVGVEAHWKATADGNSSLGPVTREGCDHLPLRVAGEVRGFEAAETVEERYLVQTDRFTHFALSATQFALADARFGRADIESPYSVGVVTAAGSGGGEFGQRELQNLWSQGSRYVGPYQSIAWFYAASTGQVSIRNDFKGPCGVVAADEAGGLDALAHAALAVRGGTDTVVCGATEAPLAPYSIVCQLGYPELSRATEPDRAYRPFTEAACGFAPAEGGAVLVVEEERAARERGAEVRATVAGHAATFTGAGRWAESREGLARAIEGALAEAGCRPEDVDVVFADALGVPEADRAEALALADALGPHAARVPVTAPKTGTGRAYCAAPVLDVATAVLAMEHGLIPPTPHVFEVSHDLDLVTGRARPAESRTALVLSRGLMGSNSALVLRQGGTAPSAH is encoded by the coding sequence ATGAGCGGACGGCAACCAACCAACGGCGGGGCCAGGCGCGCGGTCGTCACCGGGCTCGGTGTGGTGTCCCCGCACGGCGTGGGCGTCGAGGCGCACTGGAAGGCCACCGCGGACGGCAACAGCAGCCTGGGGCCCGTCACGCGGGAGGGCTGCGACCATCTGCCGCTGCGGGTGGCGGGCGAGGTGCGGGGCTTCGAGGCGGCCGAGACGGTCGAGGAGCGCTACCTCGTGCAGACCGACCGGTTCACGCACTTCGCGCTGTCCGCCACCCAGTTCGCGCTGGCCGACGCCCGGTTCGGGCGGGCGGACATCGAGTCGCCGTACTCGGTCGGCGTGGTCACCGCCGCGGGTTCCGGCGGCGGTGAGTTCGGGCAGCGCGAGCTGCAGAACCTGTGGAGCCAGGGCTCGCGGTACGTCGGCCCGTACCAGTCGATCGCCTGGTTCTACGCGGCCAGCACCGGCCAGGTCTCCATCCGCAACGACTTCAAGGGCCCCTGCGGGGTCGTGGCCGCCGACGAGGCGGGCGGTCTGGATGCCCTGGCGCACGCGGCGCTGGCCGTGCGGGGCGGCACCGACACGGTGGTCTGCGGCGCGACGGAGGCACCGCTCGCCCCGTACTCGATCGTCTGCCAGCTGGGCTATCCCGAGCTGAGCCGCGCCACCGAACCCGACCGTGCCTACCGTCCGTTCACCGAGGCGGCCTGCGGGTTCGCGCCGGCCGAGGGCGGTGCCGTGCTGGTCGTGGAGGAGGAGCGGGCGGCCCGGGAGCGCGGCGCCGAGGTGCGGGCGACGGTGGCCGGGCACGCGGCGACCTTCACCGGCGCCGGCCGCTGGGCCGAGTCCCGGGAGGGGCTGGCCCGCGCGATCGAGGGCGCGCTGGCCGAGGCGGGCTGCCGGCCCGAGGACGTCGACGTGGTCTTCGCGGACGCCCTCGGCGTCCCGGAGGCCGACCGGGCCGAGGCCCTGGCCCTGGCCGACGCGCTCGGCCCGCACGCCGCGCGCGTGCCGGTCACCGCGCCCAAGACCGGGACCGGGCGGGCCTACTGCGCCGCTCCGGTGCTGGACGTGGCGACGGCGGTGCTCGCCATGGAGCACGGGCTGATCCCGCCGACCCCGCACGTGTTCGAGGTCAGCCACGACCTGGACCTGGTGACCGGCCGGGCCCGCCCCGCCGAGTCGCGCACCGCGCTGGTGCTGAGCCGCGGGCTGATGGGTTCCAACTCGGCCCTCGTCCTGCGGCAGGGCGGCACCGCGCCGTCCGCGCACTGA
- a CDS encoding protein-tyrosine phosphatase family protein, with product MGSDVPAPGRARDGVVPGHWLGGHEFRRPGGRVGFAVVRDEFDLVQTLLRLPGHGPAEGVEHHVWPIPDGPLDGTRLAGVMRPAEAPSEALDGGGKVLVRCHHGYHRSGLVVAHTLMRRGSGAGEAVRPIRARRSPWALHNELFVAYLRA from the coding sequence ATGGGATCCGACGTGCCGGCGCCGGGCCGGGCGCGGGACGGGGTCGTGCCGGGGCACTGGTTGGGCGGGCACGAGTTCCGGCGGCCGGGCGGGCGGGTGGGGTTCGCCGTGGTGCGGGACGAGTTCGACCTCGTGCAGACGCTGCTGCGGCTGCCCGGGCACGGGCCCGCCGAGGGCGTCGAGCACCACGTGTGGCCGATCCCGGACGGGCCGCTGGACGGGACGCGGCTCGCCGGGGTGATGCGGCCGGCGGAGGCCCCGAGCGAGGCGCTGGACGGGGGCGGCAAGGTCCTCGTCCGCTGTCATCACGGGTACCACCGCTCCGGGCTGGTCGTCGCGCACACGCTGATGCGCCGGGGCAGCGGCGCCGGCGAGGCGGTCCGGCCGATCCGGGCCCGGCGTTCGCCGTGGGCGCTGCACAACGAGCTGTTCGTGGCGTATCTGCGGGCCTAG
- a CDS encoding beta-ketoacyl-[acyl-carrier-protein] synthase family protein, producing MNRRRVAVTGIGVVAPGGIGVSQFWGLLSEGRTATRRISLFDPAGLRSQIAAECDFEPADHGLGLATVQRSDRYVQFALVAAAEAVRDANLDLARQDPWRAGATLGTAVGGTTRLEHDYVLVSERGSRWDVDDKRAEPHLERAFTPATLSSAVAEEFGVRGPVQTVSTGCTSGLDAVGYAYHAVAEGRVDVCLAGAADSPISPITMACFDAIKATSPNNDDPAHASRPFDADRNGFVMGEGAAVLVLEDLEHARARGADVYCEISGYATFGNAYHMTGLTKEGLEMARAIDTALDMARIDGSDIDYVNAHGSGTQQNDRHETAAVKRSLGEHAYATPMSSIKSMVGHSLGAIGSIELAACVLAMARQVVPPTANYTTPDPECDLDYVPREARERTLRHVLSVGSGFGGFQSAVVLSASGSGSEGGQR from the coding sequence ATGAACCGGCGTCGGGTGGCCGTCACGGGCATAGGCGTCGTCGCCCCCGGCGGGATCGGCGTGTCCCAGTTCTGGGGCCTGCTGTCCGAAGGCCGTACGGCGACGCGCCGCATCTCCCTCTTCGACCCGGCCGGGCTGCGTTCGCAGATCGCCGCCGAGTGCGACTTCGAACCGGCCGACCACGGCCTCGGTCTGGCCACGGTCCAACGCAGCGACCGGTACGTGCAGTTCGCGCTGGTGGCCGCCGCGGAGGCGGTCCGGGACGCGAACCTCGACCTGGCCCGGCAGGACCCCTGGCGGGCCGGCGCCACGCTGGGCACCGCGGTCGGCGGCACCACCCGGCTGGAGCACGACTACGTCCTGGTCAGTGAGCGCGGCTCGCGCTGGGACGTGGACGACAAGCGGGCCGAGCCGCATCTGGAGCGGGCGTTCACCCCGGCGACGCTGTCGTCCGCGGTCGCCGAGGAGTTCGGCGTGCGCGGGCCGGTGCAGACGGTCTCCACGGGCTGCACGTCCGGGCTCGACGCCGTCGGCTACGCCTACCACGCGGTCGCCGAGGGACGCGTCGACGTGTGCCTGGCGGGCGCCGCCGACTCCCCCATATCCCCGATCACGATGGCCTGCTTCGACGCCATCAAGGCGACCTCGCCGAACAACGACGACCCCGCGCACGCCTCCCGGCCCTTCGACGCCGACCGCAACGGCTTCGTGATGGGCGAGGGCGCGGCGGTGCTCGTCCTGGAGGACCTGGAGCACGCCCGGGCCCGTGGCGCGGACGTGTACTGCGAGATCTCCGGATACGCGACGTTCGGCAACGCGTACCACATGACCGGGCTCACCAAGGAGGGCCTGGAGATGGCGCGGGCCATCGACACGGCGCTGGACATGGCCCGCATAGACGGCTCGGACATCGACTACGTCAACGCGCACGGTTCCGGCACCCAGCAGAACGACCGGCACGAGACCGCGGCCGTCAAACGCTCGCTGGGCGAGCACGCCTACGCGACGCCGATGAGCTCCATCAAGTCGATGGTGGGTCACTCGCTCGGCGCGATCGGCTCGATCGAACTGGCCGCGTGCGTCCTGGCCATGGCCCGCCAGGTGGTGCCGCCGACGGCCAACTACACGACCCCGGACCCCGAGTGCGACCTGGACTACGTGCCGCGCGAGGCACGGGAGCGGACGCTGCGGCACGTGCTGTCGGTGGGCAGCGGCTTCGGGGGCTTCCAGTCGGCGGTCGTGCTGAGCGCTTCCGGTTCCGGTTCCGAAGGAGGGCAGCGATGA
- the ku gene encoding non-homologous end joining protein Ku, whose amino-acid sequence MRSIWNGAISFGLVSIPIKLVNATESHSVSFRQIHTEDGGRIRYRKVCELEDREVTQAEIGKAYEDADGSMIPITDEDLSHLPIPTARTIEIVAFVPEERIDPLQMGSAYYLAASGAPAAKPYTLLREALKRSNRVAIAKFALRGRERLGMLRVVGDAIAMHGLLWPDEVRAPEGVAPDAGVTVRDQELDLADALMDTLGEIDLDDLHDEYQEALEEVIAAKSAGEAPPEAREEERPGKVLDLMAALESSVRAARESRGGEEPGPAEEAEVRPLSRAQKSSRRAPKETGGKKSTSAAAKKTAAKKAAPKKSTAATGKSTAKSAQPAKKATAGSTAKKTTGKSAATKSTAKTTAKKTASRKRSA is encoded by the coding sequence GTGCGATCGATCTGGAACGGCGCCATCTCCTTCGGCCTGGTCAGCATCCCGATCAAGCTGGTGAACGCCACCGAGAGCCACTCGGTCTCCTTCCGCCAGATCCACACCGAGGACGGCGGCCGGATCCGCTACCGCAAGGTCTGCGAGCTGGAGGACCGCGAGGTCACCCAGGCCGAGATCGGCAAGGCGTACGAGGACGCCGACGGCTCGATGATCCCGATCACCGACGAGGACCTGTCCCACCTGCCGATCCCGACCGCCCGGACGATCGAGATCGTCGCCTTCGTGCCCGAGGAGCGCATCGACCCGCTCCAGATGGGCTCCGCGTACTACCTCGCGGCGAGCGGCGCCCCCGCCGCCAAGCCGTACACGCTGCTGCGCGAGGCGCTCAAGCGCAGCAACCGGGTCGCCATCGCCAAGTTCGCGCTGCGCGGCCGGGAACGCCTCGGCATGCTCCGGGTCGTCGGCGACGCCATCGCCATGCACGGCCTGCTCTGGCCGGACGAGGTGCGCGCCCCCGAGGGCGTCGCCCCGGACGCCGGCGTCACCGTCCGCGACCAGGAGCTGGACCTCGCGGACGCCCTCATGGACACCCTCGGCGAGATCGATCTGGACGACCTGCACGACGAGTACCAGGAGGCCCTGGAGGAGGTCATCGCCGCCAAGTCGGCCGGCGAGGCCCCGCCCGAGGCCCGCGAGGAGGAGCGGCCCGGGAAGGTGCTGGACCTGATGGCCGCGCTGGAGAGCAGCGTGCGTGCGGCGCGGGAGTCCCGGGGCGGCGAGGAGCCCGGTCCGGCCGAGGAGGCCGAGGTCCGGCCCCTGTCCCGGGCCCAGAAGTCGTCCCGGCGGGCCCCCAAGGAGACCGGCGGCAAGAAGTCGACGTCCGCGGCGGCGAAGAAGACGGCGGCGAAGAAGGCGGCACCCAAGAAGTCGACGGCCGCCACCGGGAAGTCCACGGCGAAGTCCGCCCAGCCGGCCAAGAAGGCGACGGCCGGGAGCACCGCCAAGAAGACCACCGGCAAGAGCGCGGCCACCAAGAGCACGGCCAAGACCACGGCGAAGAAGACGGCGTCCCGCAAGCGCAGCGCCTGA
- a CDS encoding DUF3152 domain-containing protein, with translation MGRSPARRTGPRGGGRRGPARVVLVLLALGVVLVTAGAAVAYWRDARPPVADDQVADVADALDAAGTPTPSAGTSASPSAKPSPSPSSSPSAIAVPATGPGTFVTARADGTTVGTGGRVRRYKVLVEEGIDVRPSAAAAEIADVLADRRGWTRDGATSFRLVGTGSYDFVVKIATPGTVDRICGAAGLRTRGEVNCSVGTDVVVNLKRWVLGSPEFDGPIHEYRALIVNHEVGHRIGHGHETCPGAGRPAPAMMQQIKGLKGCVANAWPYDRDGEYLGGPSVP, from the coding sequence GTGGGCCGATCCCCCGCCCGCCGGACCGGCCCCCGCGGAGGCGGGCGCCGCGGGCCCGCCCGCGTGGTCCTGGTCCTCCTCGCCCTCGGGGTGGTGCTGGTCACCGCGGGCGCCGCGGTGGCGTACTGGCGGGACGCCCGGCCCCCGGTGGCGGACGACCAGGTGGCCGACGTGGCCGACGCCCTGGACGCCGCGGGGACGCCCACCCCCTCGGCCGGCACCTCCGCGTCACCGTCCGCGAAGCCGTCCCCGTCGCCCTCGTCCTCCCCCTCCGCCATCGCCGTTCCTGCGACGGGCCCCGGCACCTTCGTCACCGCACGGGCCGACGGCACGACCGTGGGCACCGGCGGCCGGGTGCGCCGGTACAAGGTCCTGGTCGAGGAGGGCATCGACGTCCGCCCGAGCGCCGCCGCGGCCGAGATAGCCGACGTGCTCGCCGACCGCCGGGGCTGGACGAGGGACGGGGCCACCTCCTTCCGGCTGGTCGGCACGGGCTCGTACGACTTCGTGGTGAAGATCGCCACGCCGGGCACCGTCGACCGCATCTGCGGCGCGGCGGGCCTGCGCACCCGGGGCGAGGTGAACTGCAGCGTAGGCACGGACGTCGTGGTGAACCTCAAGCGCTGGGTGCTGGGTTCCCCGGAGTTCGACGGCCCGATCCACGAGTACCGGGCGCTGATCGTCAACCACGAGGTCGGGCACCGCATCGGTCACGGCCACGAGACCTGCCCCGGCGCCGGCCGGCCCGCCCCGGCGATGATGCAGCAGATCAAGGGTCTCAAGGGGTGCGTCGCCAACGCCTGGCCCTACGACCGCGACGGCGAGTACCTGGGCGGCCCGTCGGTGCCCTGA
- a CDS encoding ATP-binding protein gives MRLALPRWAGPLAVKAAVFITVMCCALAALLGVLVHVSVTNQTVGQARDVALTRLGEATEAYEAGDPLRRGAGIDPPGLPARLRELAVSGRRGTMVAESDGRPTMWAAGPAGGGRALAVRVDHSQGKRTIDGLDSAIVWSSALAIGATLLVGAFAVTRVTRRLHATARVARRISAGDLDARVGDPRAQDPTRPQDEVASVAGALDSMAASLQGKLLAEQRFTADVAHELRTPLTGLHAAAELLPPGRPTELVRDRVAALRTLTEDLLEISRLDSGRERLEVEPEPLGELAERVVRGSGTGTRVDVVRDARVETDRRRLERVLGNLVANAHRHGRAPVVLTVDGPVITVRDHGDGYPDYLLAHGPQRFRTESGSKGHGLGLTIALGQAEVLGARLEFTNPPDGGALAALTLPQQP, from the coding sequence GTGAGGCTCGCGCTCCCCCGGTGGGCCGGTCCGCTGGCGGTGAAGGCGGCCGTCTTCATCACCGTGATGTGCTGCGCGCTCGCCGCGCTGCTCGGCGTCCTGGTGCACGTCTCGGTCACCAACCAGACCGTCGGCCAGGCCCGTGACGTCGCCCTGACCCGGCTGGGCGAGGCTACGGAGGCGTACGAGGCCGGGGACCCGCTGCGCCGGGGCGCCGGGATCGATCCGCCCGGGCTGCCGGCCCGGCTGCGCGAGCTGGCCGTGTCGGGCCGGCGGGGCACGATGGTCGCCGAGTCCGACGGGCGCCCCACGATGTGGGCGGCGGGCCCGGCGGGCGGTGGCCGGGCGCTGGCGGTGCGGGTCGACCACTCGCAGGGCAAGCGCACCATCGACGGCCTGGACAGCGCGATCGTGTGGTCCTCGGCGCTGGCGATCGGGGCGACGCTGCTGGTCGGCGCGTTCGCCGTGACCCGGGTGACGCGCCGGCTGCACGCGACGGCACGGGTGGCGCGGCGGATCAGCGCGGGCGACCTCGACGCGCGGGTCGGCGATCCCCGGGCGCAGGATCCGACGCGGCCGCAGGACGAGGTGGCGTCGGTCGCGGGCGCGCTGGACTCGATGGCCGCCTCGCTCCAGGGCAAGCTGCTGGCCGAGCAGCGGTTCACCGCGGACGTGGCGCACGAGCTGCGCACCCCGCTCACCGGCCTGCACGCGGCGGCCGAGCTGCTGCCGCCGGGGCGCCCCACGGAGCTGGTGCGGGACCGGGTGGCGGCGCTGCGCACGCTCACCGAGGACCTGCTGGAGATCTCCCGGCTGGACAGCGGGCGGGAGCGGCTGGAGGTGGAGCCGGAGCCGCTGGGCGAGCTGGCGGAGCGGGTGGTGCGCGGCTCGGGCACCGGCACGCGGGTGGACGTCGTGCGGGACGCGCGGGTGGAGACCGACCGGCGGCGGCTGGAGCGGGTGCTCGGCAACCTGGTCGCGAACGCGCACCGGCACGGCCGGGCGCCGGTGGTGCTGACCGTGGACGGGCCGGTGATCACCGTGCGGGACCACGGGGACGGCTATCCGGACTACCTCCTGGCGCACGGCCCGCAGCGGTTCCGCACCGAGAGCGGCAGCAAGGGGCACGGACTCGGGCTGACGATCGCGCTGGGACAGGCCGAGGTGCTGGGCGCGCGGCTGGAGTTCACCAACCCGCCGGACGGCGGGGCGCTCGCCGCCCTGACGCTTCCTCAGCAGCCCTGA